A window of the Melospiza melodia melodia isolate bMelMel2 chromosome 25, bMelMel2.pri, whole genome shotgun sequence genome harbors these coding sequences:
- the LOC134429057 gene encoding olfactory receptor 14J1-like, producing the protein MFFFLLNLAFTDLGSICTTVPKAMHNSLWDTRNISYTGCAAQLGFFAFFMSAELALLTIMCYDRYVSICKPLHYGTLLGSRACAHMAAASWASAFLHALQHTVNTFSLPLCHGNALGQFFCEIPEMLKLSCSKSYLRKLGLIALSVSFGFGCFLFIVFSYVQIFRAVLRIPSEQGRHKAFSTCLPHLAVVTLFISTGIFSDLKPPSMSSPSLNLALSVLYSVVPPALNPLIYSLRNQELKAAVWTLMTGWFQKR; encoded by the coding sequence atgttcttcttcctgctcaacctggccttcactgacctgggctccatctgcaccactgtccctaaagccatgcacaattccctctgggacaccaggaacatctcctacacaggatgtgcagcccagctgggtttttttgcctttttcatgtcagcagagcttGCCCTGCTGACCAtaatgtgctacgaccgctacgtgtccatctgcaaacccctgcactatgggaccctcctgggcagcagagcttgtgcccacatggcagcagcttcctgggccagtgcctttctccatgctctgcagcacacagtcaatacattttccctgcccctgtgccatggcaatgccctaggccagttcttctgtgaaatcccagagatgctcaaactctcctgctccaaatcctacctcaggaaACTGGGACTCATTGCTCTTAGTGtgagttttggttttggttgttttttgttcattgttttttcctatgtgcagatcttcagggctgtgctgaggatcccctctgagcagggacgacacaaagccttttccacctgcctccctcacctggctgtggtcactcTGTTCATTAGCACTGGTATATTTTCTgatctgaagcccccctccatgtcctctcctTCCCTGAACCTGGCACTCTCAGtgctgtactcagtggtgcctccagccctgaaccccctcatctacagcctgaggaaccaggagctcaaggctgcagtgtggacattGATGACTGGGTGGTTTCAGAAAcgttaa